A single window of Tiliqua scincoides isolate rTilSci1 chromosome 10, rTilSci1.hap2, whole genome shotgun sequence DNA harbors:
- the DMAC2 gene encoding distal membrane-arm assembly complex protein 2, with product MAAPMLLRCSRGFISKLSTGPCYSSSSADPAANPLKGVVQYLCNRFYDIEAFVEFGSNLKKWNQLRKNKYYAEMRERYGDDLSAAIFVLSLKGGIRFQGQEEWYRETKRWKQIHNLLQCQELPVEAIDVSGLVISYEGLDNLVNLKALKYLDLSRCASIDDWSLSRLYAFGDTLQELSLAGCPQVTERGLATLHHLVNLQRLDVSNLPSVSYKGLVRILLEEMLPQCDIVGMDYEEGLLPCPELDALQGETEELQNPACKQKSSEIPA from the exons CTCCGGTGCAGTCGAGGTTTCATTTCGAAGCTGTCTACCGGCCCCTgctacagcagcagttctgcTGACCCTGCCGCCAATCCCCTGAAAGGTGTGGTCCAGTATCTCTGCAACCGCTTCTACGACATAGAGGCTTTCGTTGAGTTTGGCAGTAATCTCAAGAAATGGAATCAGCTACGGAAGAACAA ATACTATGCTGAGATGCGCGAGCGTTATGGGGACGACCTCTctgctgccatctttgtcttGTCCCTGAAGGGAGGAATTAG GTTCCAGGGCCAAGAGGAATGGTACCGTGAGACCAAGCGTTGGAAACAAATCCATAATCTTCTGCAGTGCCAGGAACTACCCGTGGAAGCAATTGACGTCAGCGGCTTGGTCATCAGCTACGAGGGTCTGGACAACCTGG TCAACCTGAAGGCTCTGAAGTACCTGGACCTGAGCCGGTGTGCCAGCATCGATGACTGGAGCCTGAGTCGGCTGTATGCCTTTGGAGATACCCTACAGGAACTTTCACTGGCTGGCTGCCCCCAGGTCACCGAGAGGGGGCTTGCCACCCTCCACCACCTTGT AAATCTTCAGCGCTTGGATGTCTCCAACCTCCCTTCTGTTTCCTACAAAGGGCTGGTTCGGATCCTGCTGGAGGAGATGTTACCCCAGTGTGACATTGTGGGGATGGACTATGAGGAAGGGCTGCTTCCATGCCCGGAACTGGATGCACTTCAGGGTGAAACAGAGGAGCTGCAGAACCCTGCTTGCAAGCAGAAATCTAGCGAAATCCCTGCTTGA